A single window of Nomascus leucogenys isolate Asia chromosome 18, Asia_NLE_v1, whole genome shotgun sequence DNA harbors:
- the PGP gene encoding glycerol-3-phosphate phosphatase produces the protein MAALEAGGDDARCVRLSAERAQALLADVDTLLFDCDGVLWRGETAVPGAPEALRALRARGKRLGFITNNSSKTRAAYAEKLRRLGFGGPAGPGASLEVFGTAYCTALYLRQRLAGAPAPKAYVLGSPALAAELEAVGVASVGVGPEPLQGEGPGDWLHAPLEPDVRAVVVGFDPHFSYMKLTKALRYLQQPGCLLVGTNMDNRLPLENGRFIAGTGCLVRAVEMAAQRQADIIGKPSRFIFDCVSQEYGINPERTVMVGDRLDTDILLGVTCGLKTILTLTGVSTLGDVKNNQESDCVSKKKMVPDFYVDSIADLLPALQG, from the exons ATGGCGGCGTTGGAGGCCGGTGGCGACGACGCCCGCTGCGTGCGGCTGAGCGCCGAGCGGGCACAGGCGCTGCTGGCCGACGTGGACACGCTGCTGTTCGACTGCGACGGCGTGCTGTGGCGCGGGGAGACGGCCGTGCCTGGCGCGCCCGAGGCCCTGCGGGCGCTGCGAGCCCGCGGCAAGCGCCTGGGCTTCATCACCAACAACAGCAGCAAGACCCGCGCTGCCTACGCCGAGAAGCTGCGGCGCCTGGGCTTTGGCGGCCCCGCGGGGCCCGGCGCCAGCCTGGAGGTCTTCGGCACGGCCTACTGCACCGCGCTCTACCTGCGCCAGCGCCTGGCCGGCGCCCCCGCGCCCAAGGCCTACGTGCTGGGCAGCCCAGCCCTGGCCGCAGAGCTGGAGGCCGTGGGCGTCGCCAGCGTGGGCGTggggcctgagccactgcaggGCGAGGGTCCCGGCGACTGGCTGCACGCGCCGCTGGAGCCCGACGTGCGCGCGGTGGTGGTGGGCTTTGACCCGCACTTCAGCTACATGAAGCTCACCAAGGCCCTGCGCTACCTGCAGCAGCCCGGCTGCCTGCTCGTGGGCACCAACATGGACAACCGGCTTCCGCTGGAGAACGGCCGCTTCATCGCGG GTACTGGGTGTCTGGTCCGAGCCGTGGAAATGGCCGCCCAGCGCCAGGCCGACATCATCGGGAAGCCCAGCCGCTTCATCTTCGACTGCGTGTCCCAGGAATACGGCATCAACCCCGAGCGCACCGTCATGGTGGGAGACCGCCTGGACACAGACATCCTCCTAGGCGTCACCTGTGGCCTGAAGACCATCCTGACCCTCACCGGAGTCTCCACTCTAGGGGATGTGAAGAATAATCAGGAAAGTGACTGCgtgtctaagaaaaaaatggtCCCTGACTTCTATGTTGACAGCATAGCCGACCTTTTGCCTGCCCTTCAAGGTTAA
- the BRICD5 gene encoding BRICHOS domain-containing protein 5 isoform X1 yields the protein MEPASCCAECPKPGPTGVKTKPSCGGWRAVGLLLLLLVAVGVVAGGLLGFAQGLPKPRLQTLRMTLPSPHMPRPNQTILVDVARNAATITVTPPQSNHSWVVLFDGQSGCICYRPEEHQACFLRLMEDSDRETLQLLVDTSKVQEAWVPAEDIHHTQELLAVQGSLEVDPAQVGALVQRLCMRTPIYWAWRAEGESGPLWGKARLSGWFEELGAEPLEIHSALATGPWRQRLIYLCIDICFPSNICVSVCFYYLPD from the exons ATGGAACCAGCGAGCTGCTGTGCTGAGTGCCCCAAACCTGGGCCTACAGGG GTGAAGACCAAGCCCTCCTGCGGGGGCTGGAGAGCCGTgggcctgctgctgctgctgctggtcgcTGTAGGGGTTGTGGCTGGAGGGCTTCTTGGCTTTGCTCAGGGCCTTCCCAAG CCAAGGCTGCAGACACTGCGAATGACCCTCCCGAGCCCCCATATGCCCCGGCCCAACCAAACCATCCTGGTGGACGTGGCCCGGAACGCAGCGACCATCACAGTGACCCCACCTCAGAGCAACCACAGCTGGGTGGTGCTGTTCGACGGGCAGAGC GGCTGCATCTGTTACCGCCCTGAGGAGCACCAGGCCTGCTTCCTCCGCCTGATGGAGGACAGCGATCGGGAGACGCTGCAGCTGCTGGTGGATACCTCCAAG GTCCAAGAGGCTTGGGTCCCTGCCGAGGACATCCACCACACCCAGGAGCTGCTGGCAGTGCAGGGGAGCCTCGAGGTGGACCCCGCCCAGGTGGGGGCTTTGGTGCAGCGCCTGTGCATGAGGACCCCCATTTACTGGGCCTGGCGAGCAGAGGGTGAGTCAGGACCGCTGTGGGGGAAGGCCAGGCTCTCAGGATGGTTTGAGGAGCTGGGGGCGGAGCCCTTGGAGATTCACAGCGCCCTCGCCACAGGGCCCTGGAGACAGCGGCTGATTTATCTCTGCATCGACATCTGCTTCCCGAGCAACATCTGCGTGTCGGTCTGCTTTTATTACCTCCCAGACTGA
- the BRICD5 gene encoding BRICHOS domain-containing protein 5 isoform X2: MEPASCCAECPKPGPTGVKTKPSCGGWRAVGLLLLLLVAVGVVAGGLLGFAQGLPKPRLQTLRMTLPSPHMPRPNQTILVDVARNAATITVTPPQSNHSWVVLFDGQSGCICYRPEEHQACFLRLMEDSDRETLQLLVDTSKVQEAWVPAEDIHHTQELLAVQGSLEVDPAQVGALVQRLCMRTPIYWAWRAEGPWRQRLIYLCIDICFPSNICVSVCFYYLPD; this comes from the exons ATGGAACCAGCGAGCTGCTGTGCTGAGTGCCCCAAACCTGGGCCTACAGGG GTGAAGACCAAGCCCTCCTGCGGGGGCTGGAGAGCCGTgggcctgctgctgctgctgctggtcgcTGTAGGGGTTGTGGCTGGAGGGCTTCTTGGCTTTGCTCAGGGCCTTCCCAAG CCAAGGCTGCAGACACTGCGAATGACCCTCCCGAGCCCCCATATGCCCCGGCCCAACCAAACCATCCTGGTGGACGTGGCCCGGAACGCAGCGACCATCACAGTGACCCCACCTCAGAGCAACCACAGCTGGGTGGTGCTGTTCGACGGGCAGAGC GGCTGCATCTGTTACCGCCCTGAGGAGCACCAGGCCTGCTTCCTCCGCCTGATGGAGGACAGCGATCGGGAGACGCTGCAGCTGCTGGTGGATACCTCCAAG GTCCAAGAGGCTTGGGTCCCTGCCGAGGACATCCACCACACCCAGGAGCTGCTGGCAGTGCAGGGGAGCCTCGAGGTGGACCCCGCCCAGGTGGGGGCTTTGGTGCAGCGCCTGTGCATGAGGACCCCCATTTACTGGGCCTGGCGAGCAGAGG GGCCCTGGAGACAGCGGCTGATTTATCTCTGCATCGACATCTGCTTCCCGAGCAACATCTGCGTGTCGGTCTGCTTTTATTACCTCCCAGACTGA
- the MLST8 gene encoding target of rapamycin complex subunit LST8 isoform X1, with amino-acid sequence MNTSPGTVGSDPVILATAGYDHTVRFWQAHSGICTRTVQHQDSQVNALEITPDRSMIAAAGYQHIRMYDLNSNNPNPIISYDGVNKNIASVGFHEDGRWMYTGGEDCTARIWDLRSRNLQCQRIFQVNAPINCVCLHPNQAELIVGDQSGAIHIWDLKTDHNEQLIPEPEVSITSAHIDPDASYMAAVNSTGNCYVWNLTGGIGDEVTQLIPKTKIPAHTRYALQCRFSPDSTLLATCSADQTCKIWRTSNFSLMTELSIKSGNPGESSRGWMWGCAFSGDSQYIVTASSDNLARLWCVETGEIKREYGGHQKAVVCLAFNDSVLG; translated from the exons ATGAACACCTCCCCAGGCACGGTGGGCAGTGATCCGGTCATCCTGGCCACTGCAGGCTACGACCACACCGTGCGCTTCTGGCAGGCCCACAGCGGCATCTGCACCCGGACTGTGCAGCACCAGGACTCC CAGGTGAATGCCCTGGAGATCACACCAGACCGCAGCATGATTGCTGCTGCAG GTTACCAGCACATCCGCATGTATGATCTCAACTCCAATAACCCTAACCCCATCATCAGCTACGACGGCGTCAACAAGAACATCGCGTCTGTGGGCTTCCACGAAGACGGCCGCTGGATGTACACGGGCGGCGAGGACTGCACAGCCAGGATCTGGGACCTCAG GTCCCGGAACCTGCAGTGCCAGCGGATCTTCCAGGTGAACGCACCCATTAACTGCGTGTGCCTGCACCCCAACCAG GCAGAGCTCATCGTGGGTGACCAGAGCGGGGCTATCCACATCTGGGACTTAAAAACAGACCACAACGAGCAGCTGATCCCTGAGCCCGAGGTCTCCATCACGTCCGCCCACATCGACCCCGACGCCAGCTACATGGCAGCCGTCAATAGCACT GGAAACTGCTATGTCTGGAATCTGACGGGGGGCATTGGTGACGAGGTGACCCAGCTCATCCCCAAGACCAAGATCCCTGCCCACACGCGCTATGCCCTGCAGTGTCGCTTCAGCCCCGACTCCAC GCTCCTCGCCACCTGCTCGGCTGATCAGACGTGCAAGATCTGGAGGACGTCCAACTTCTCCCTGATGACTGAGCTGAGCATCAAGAGCGGCAACCCCGGGGAGTCCTCCCGCGGCTGGATGTGGGGCTGCGCCTTCTCGGGGGATTCCCAGTACATCGTCACTG CTTCCTCAGACAACCTGGCCCGGCTGTGGTGTGTGGAGACTGGAGAGATCAAGAGAGAGTATGGCGGCCACCAGAAGGCTGTTGTCTGCCTGGCCTTCAACGACAGTGTGCTGGGCTAG
- the MLST8 gene encoding target of rapamycin complex subunit LST8 isoform X2: protein MYDLNSNNPNPIISYDGVNKNIASVGFHEDGRWMYTGGEDCTARIWDLRSRNLQCQRIFQVNAPINCVCLHPNQAELIVGDQSGAIHIWDLKTDHNEQLIPEPEVSITSAHIDPDASYMAAVNSTGNCYVWNLTGGIGDEVTQLIPKTKIPAHTRYALQCRFSPDSTLLATCSADQTCKIWRTSNFSLMTELSIKSGNPGESSRGWMWGCAFSGDSQYIVTASSDNLARLWCVETGEIKREYGGHQKAVVCLAFNDSVLG from the exons ATGTATGATCTCAACTCCAATAACCCTAACCCCATCATCAGCTACGACGGCGTCAACAAGAACATCGCGTCTGTGGGCTTCCACGAAGACGGCCGCTGGATGTACACGGGCGGCGAGGACTGCACAGCCAGGATCTGGGACCTCAG GTCCCGGAACCTGCAGTGCCAGCGGATCTTCCAGGTGAACGCACCCATTAACTGCGTGTGCCTGCACCCCAACCAG GCAGAGCTCATCGTGGGTGACCAGAGCGGGGCTATCCACATCTGGGACTTAAAAACAGACCACAACGAGCAGCTGATCCCTGAGCCCGAGGTCTCCATCACGTCCGCCCACATCGACCCCGACGCCAGCTACATGGCAGCCGTCAATAGCACT GGAAACTGCTATGTCTGGAATCTGACGGGGGGCATTGGTGACGAGGTGACCCAGCTCATCCCCAAGACCAAGATCCCTGCCCACACGCGCTATGCCCTGCAGTGTCGCTTCAGCCCCGACTCCAC GCTCCTCGCCACCTGCTCGGCTGATCAGACGTGCAAGATCTGGAGGACGTCCAACTTCTCCCTGATGACTGAGCTGAGCATCAAGAGCGGCAACCCCGGGGAGTCCTCCCGCGGCTGGATGTGGGGCTGCGCCTTCTCGGGGGATTCCCAGTACATCGTCACTG CTTCCTCAGACAACCTGGCCCGGCTGTGGTGTGTGGAGACTGGAGAGATCAAGAGAGAGTATGGCGGCCACCAGAAGGCTGTTGTCTGCCTGGCCTTCAACGACAGTGTGCTGGGCTAG